A window of the Lagopus muta isolate bLagMut1 chromosome 1, bLagMut1 primary, whole genome shotgun sequence genome harbors these coding sequences:
- the LOC125700958 gene encoding cytokine receptor common subunit beta-like isoform X1, translated as MQKLHNKTKEEWAVKTFIFNENTISKDSVKMKGFFIFLLNLSLVFSDQAINESVPMESLRCHNDYSSLVTCTWKEHSEAHALLGLTLYQRNVIKNDSEEMHCQKELEEDLSEASDPYSHWICWKTVEYFGIGVDEYYSFKPKQNLEAQLQVHLFQNVQLLPPQNLSVRESSGDFLLTWTAPDGSQGLGSALEYEVAYKRDWESWEKAASCLLSNITHCHLSHLIPGSRYIARVRARPEQGTGFSRQYSEWSTDVSWETPEGGIHPRNLRCLFNGAYLKCSWEVKEAIASSVIFGLFFRATPASAEEECSPVYEKALPHVPYVVQSCGIPVSNISSQSQYQVSVRTKTEEKLIEAYKNIKVLPPANVSVELMRNQEYELRWKKHTLRYGFIRQQYEVQFWKHNQYDKTLKTIKITNDEPPFIFTDQMLSASTTYRGRMRAMVNNQDYRGYWSEWSEEFTWETENVLSPVVLPLMLPVLIITLLTVAYCSFKYLLRQKKLWEEKIPNPSKSLLIQSYLKKVALGNRHANSQLDFNKCSLVENVDQPSFLQVVDRQTKILAESPEVQTERTEVSTPALDLQNPYHALNVPEHAPVVCPSPIPGYSYSVSRTNCADTSITSQTAITCFAFNGPYLYSPARSSQPEMHQTLDVSLNPMGKREKAVSLQYVTLPDKASPQAAQRQEQPGAGPLQPFLLPEQKEALQYLNKKEVSPLPSTCGKSTDVRTEEQKCPEAPGCPTFLQQCPLEYITTDSLSLPSASSTTHLALAPAGGKPCDTQEPQPSSDCSCHEVSPEQFGVMLPPSGQISASPEMHLDAFGDYLDVRSGHHGPLELSKISLPFQQKGSTLPKEQPLSEGNLVVLNPDSTEPVFLCQVGDYCFHSLKSGEKTRMSQEYPQIKKPSGGRTVPGKPVPDDEFITGKEGDVSKMQAIQLFKSLKSDDYFSWQQSLRITEIC; from the exons ATGCAG aagctCCATAACAAGACAAAAGAAGAGTGGGCAGTGAAAacgtttatttttaatgaaaacacgATTTCAAAGGACAGTGTGAAGATGAAAGggtttttcatctttttgctAAATCTGTCATTGGTCTTCAGTGACCAAGCCATTAATG AAAGTGTTCCGATGGAGAGCTTGAGGTGCCACAATGACTACAGCTCACTTGTGACGTGCACATGGAAGGAACACTCTGAGGCTCATGCCCTCCTTGGTTTGACTCTGTACCAAAGGAATGTTATTAAAAA TGACAGTGAGGAAATGCATTGTCaaaaggagctggaagaagaCTTATCTGAGGCTTCAGACCCCTACAGCCATTGGATTTGTTGGAAAACAGTAGAATATTTTGGAATTGGAGTGGATGAATATTACAGCTTCAAACCCAAGCAGAATCTTGAAGCACAACTACAAGTTCACCTTTTCCAAAATG TTCAGCTCCTTCCCCCTCAGAACCTCTCAGTCCGAGAAAGTTCAGGGGACTTCCTGCTGACCTGGACAGCACCTGATGGAAGCCAAGGGCTGGGCAGTGCATTGGAGTATGAAGTTGCTTACAAGCGGGACTGGGAGTCCTGGGAG AAGGCTGCTTCATGCCTGCTCTCCAACATCACTCATTGCCATCTCAGCCACCTCATCCCAGGGAGCAGATACATCGCCCGTGTGCGAGCCAGACCGGAGCAGGGCACAGGTTTCTCCAGGCAATACAGCGAGTGGAGCACAGATGTGTCCTGGGAGACCCCCGAAG GTGGCATTCATCCCAGGAACCTTCGTTGCCTCTTCAATGGTGCGTATCTGAAGTGCAGCTGGGAAGTGAAGGAAGCGATTGCCAGCTCTGTCATCTTTGGCTTGTTCTTCAGGGCCACTCCAGCATCAGC gGAAGAGGAGTGCTCTCCTGTGTATGAGAAGGCTTTGCCCCATGTCCCATATgtggtgcagagctgtgggatcCCTGTTAGCAACATCAGCAGTCAGAGCCAGTACCAAGTGTCTGTGCGGACCAAGACGGAGGAGAAACTGATAGAAGCCTATAAGAACA TTAAGGTGCTGCCACCTGCAAATGTGTCAGTGGAACTGATGAGAAACCAGGAGTATGAACTGAGGTGGAAAAAACACACTTTACGGTATGGTTTCATAAGACAGCAGTACGAAGTCCAGTTCTGGAAGCACAACCAATATGACAAA ACCTTGAAGACCATAAAAATTACCAATGATGAACCTCCCTTCATCTTCACTGATCAGATGTTGTCAGCTTCTACCACATACAGGGGAAGAATGCGTGCAATGGTGAATAATCAGGATTATCGGGGCTACTGGAGTGAATGGAGTGAGGAGTTCACCTGGGAAACTGAGAATG ttctttcaccAGTGGTTCTCCCATTGATGCTGCCAGTTCTCATCATCACTTTGCTCACTGTTGCTTATTGCAGCTTTAAGTACTTACTCAG GCAGAAGAAGCTGTGGGAGGAAAAGATTCCAAACCCCAGCAAGAGTCTGCTGATCCAGAGTTACTTGAAG aaagttGCTCTAGGAAACAGGCATGCAAACAGCCAGCTGGATTTCAACAAATGCAGCCTTGTGGAGAACGTGGATCAGCCTAGCTTCCTTCAAGTTGTGGACAG GCAGACGAAGATTTTGGCGGAGTCCCCTGAAGTGCAGACTGAAAGGACAGAGGTTTCTACTCCTGCATTGGACCTACAGAACCCATACCATGCTTTAAATGTGCCAGAGCATGCCCCAGTTGTCTGCCCAAGTCCGATTCCTGGCTATTCATATTCTGTTTCAAGGACAAACTGTGCTGACACAAGTATAACTTCCCAGACAGCAATcacttgctttgctttcaacGGCCCATACTTGTACAGCCCAGCGAGGTCTTCTCAGCCTGAGATGCATCAGACCCTGGACGTGAGCTTGAATCCAATGGGAAAACGGGAGAAAGCAGTGTCCCTGCAGTATGTGACCCTTCCAGACAAAGCCAgcccccaggctgcacagaggcaGGAGCAGCCGGGAGCAGGTCCtctgcagcccttcctgctcccagagcagaaggaagcGCTGCAGTACCTCAACAAGAAGGAAGTTTCACCACTTCCCTCCACCTGTGGGAAAAGCACAGACGTGagaacagaagagcagaaatgtcCAGAGGCTCCTGGCTGTCCGACATTCCTTCAGCAGTGTCCCTTGGAGTACATCACCACAGACAGCCTGTCACTGCCAtcagccagcagcaccacacACCTGGCACTTGCCCCTGCTGGGGGGAAACCCTGTGATACACAGGAGCCCCAGCCCTCCAGTGACTGCTCTTGCCATGAGGTTTCTCCTGAGCAATTTGGTGTCATGCTCCCCCCTTCAGGCCAAATATCAGCCTCTCCTGAAATGCACCTGGATGCATTTGGAGACTACCTTGATGTCCGTTCAGGTCACCATGGACCTTTAGAACTCTCAAAGATTTCTTTGCCCTTTCAGCAGAAGGGAAGCACTCTCCCTAAAGAGCAGCCATTGTCTGAGGGTAATCTTGTGGTGTTAAATCCTGACAGCACTGAGCCAGTTTTCCTTTGCCAGGTTGGTGACTATTGCTTCCACAGCCTGAAATCTGGTGAGAAGACGCGTATGAGTCAGGAATATCCCCAAATCAAGAAACCTTCTGGAGGCAGGACAGTACCTGGGAAACCTGTACCAGATGATGAATTCATCACTGGCAAGGAAGGGGATGTATCAAAAATGCAGGCcattcagcttttcaaaagcCTCAAATCAGATGATTATTTCTCCTGGCAGCAATCTCTGAGGATCACAGAAATCTGCTAA
- the LOC125700958 gene encoding cytokine receptor common subunit beta-like isoform X2 produces MQLHNKTKEEWAVKTFIFNENTISKDSVKMKGFFIFLLNLSLVFSDQAINESVPMESLRCHNDYSSLVTCTWKEHSEAHALLGLTLYQRNVIKNDSEEMHCQKELEEDLSEASDPYSHWICWKTVEYFGIGVDEYYSFKPKQNLEAQLQVHLFQNVQLLPPQNLSVRESSGDFLLTWTAPDGSQGLGSALEYEVAYKRDWESWEKAASCLLSNITHCHLSHLIPGSRYIARVRARPEQGTGFSRQYSEWSTDVSWETPEGGIHPRNLRCLFNGAYLKCSWEVKEAIASSVIFGLFFRATPASAEEECSPVYEKALPHVPYVVQSCGIPVSNISSQSQYQVSVRTKTEEKLIEAYKNIKVLPPANVSVELMRNQEYELRWKKHTLRYGFIRQQYEVQFWKHNQYDKTLKTIKITNDEPPFIFTDQMLSASTTYRGRMRAMVNNQDYRGYWSEWSEEFTWETENVLSPVVLPLMLPVLIITLLTVAYCSFKYLLRQKKLWEEKIPNPSKSLLIQSYLKKVALGNRHANSQLDFNKCSLVENVDQPSFLQVVDRQTKILAESPEVQTERTEVSTPALDLQNPYHALNVPEHAPVVCPSPIPGYSYSVSRTNCADTSITSQTAITCFAFNGPYLYSPARSSQPEMHQTLDVSLNPMGKREKAVSLQYVTLPDKASPQAAQRQEQPGAGPLQPFLLPEQKEALQYLNKKEVSPLPSTCGKSTDVRTEEQKCPEAPGCPTFLQQCPLEYITTDSLSLPSASSTTHLALAPAGGKPCDTQEPQPSSDCSCHEVSPEQFGVMLPPSGQISASPEMHLDAFGDYLDVRSGHHGPLELSKISLPFQQKGSTLPKEQPLSEGNLVVLNPDSTEPVFLCQVGDYCFHSLKSGEKTRMSQEYPQIKKPSGGRTVPGKPVPDDEFITGKEGDVSKMQAIQLFKSLKSDDYFSWQQSLRITEIC; encoded by the exons ATGCAG ctCCATAACAAGACAAAAGAAGAGTGGGCAGTGAAAacgtttatttttaatgaaaacacgATTTCAAAGGACAGTGTGAAGATGAAAGggtttttcatctttttgctAAATCTGTCATTGGTCTTCAGTGACCAAGCCATTAATG AAAGTGTTCCGATGGAGAGCTTGAGGTGCCACAATGACTACAGCTCACTTGTGACGTGCACATGGAAGGAACACTCTGAGGCTCATGCCCTCCTTGGTTTGACTCTGTACCAAAGGAATGTTATTAAAAA TGACAGTGAGGAAATGCATTGTCaaaaggagctggaagaagaCTTATCTGAGGCTTCAGACCCCTACAGCCATTGGATTTGTTGGAAAACAGTAGAATATTTTGGAATTGGAGTGGATGAATATTACAGCTTCAAACCCAAGCAGAATCTTGAAGCACAACTACAAGTTCACCTTTTCCAAAATG TTCAGCTCCTTCCCCCTCAGAACCTCTCAGTCCGAGAAAGTTCAGGGGACTTCCTGCTGACCTGGACAGCACCTGATGGAAGCCAAGGGCTGGGCAGTGCATTGGAGTATGAAGTTGCTTACAAGCGGGACTGGGAGTCCTGGGAG AAGGCTGCTTCATGCCTGCTCTCCAACATCACTCATTGCCATCTCAGCCACCTCATCCCAGGGAGCAGATACATCGCCCGTGTGCGAGCCAGACCGGAGCAGGGCACAGGTTTCTCCAGGCAATACAGCGAGTGGAGCACAGATGTGTCCTGGGAGACCCCCGAAG GTGGCATTCATCCCAGGAACCTTCGTTGCCTCTTCAATGGTGCGTATCTGAAGTGCAGCTGGGAAGTGAAGGAAGCGATTGCCAGCTCTGTCATCTTTGGCTTGTTCTTCAGGGCCACTCCAGCATCAGC gGAAGAGGAGTGCTCTCCTGTGTATGAGAAGGCTTTGCCCCATGTCCCATATgtggtgcagagctgtgggatcCCTGTTAGCAACATCAGCAGTCAGAGCCAGTACCAAGTGTCTGTGCGGACCAAGACGGAGGAGAAACTGATAGAAGCCTATAAGAACA TTAAGGTGCTGCCACCTGCAAATGTGTCAGTGGAACTGATGAGAAACCAGGAGTATGAACTGAGGTGGAAAAAACACACTTTACGGTATGGTTTCATAAGACAGCAGTACGAAGTCCAGTTCTGGAAGCACAACCAATATGACAAA ACCTTGAAGACCATAAAAATTACCAATGATGAACCTCCCTTCATCTTCACTGATCAGATGTTGTCAGCTTCTACCACATACAGGGGAAGAATGCGTGCAATGGTGAATAATCAGGATTATCGGGGCTACTGGAGTGAATGGAGTGAGGAGTTCACCTGGGAAACTGAGAATG ttctttcaccAGTGGTTCTCCCATTGATGCTGCCAGTTCTCATCATCACTTTGCTCACTGTTGCTTATTGCAGCTTTAAGTACTTACTCAG GCAGAAGAAGCTGTGGGAGGAAAAGATTCCAAACCCCAGCAAGAGTCTGCTGATCCAGAGTTACTTGAAG aaagttGCTCTAGGAAACAGGCATGCAAACAGCCAGCTGGATTTCAACAAATGCAGCCTTGTGGAGAACGTGGATCAGCCTAGCTTCCTTCAAGTTGTGGACAG GCAGACGAAGATTTTGGCGGAGTCCCCTGAAGTGCAGACTGAAAGGACAGAGGTTTCTACTCCTGCATTGGACCTACAGAACCCATACCATGCTTTAAATGTGCCAGAGCATGCCCCAGTTGTCTGCCCAAGTCCGATTCCTGGCTATTCATATTCTGTTTCAAGGACAAACTGTGCTGACACAAGTATAACTTCCCAGACAGCAATcacttgctttgctttcaacGGCCCATACTTGTACAGCCCAGCGAGGTCTTCTCAGCCTGAGATGCATCAGACCCTGGACGTGAGCTTGAATCCAATGGGAAAACGGGAGAAAGCAGTGTCCCTGCAGTATGTGACCCTTCCAGACAAAGCCAgcccccaggctgcacagaggcaGGAGCAGCCGGGAGCAGGTCCtctgcagcccttcctgctcccagagcagaaggaagcGCTGCAGTACCTCAACAAGAAGGAAGTTTCACCACTTCCCTCCACCTGTGGGAAAAGCACAGACGTGagaacagaagagcagaaatgtcCAGAGGCTCCTGGCTGTCCGACATTCCTTCAGCAGTGTCCCTTGGAGTACATCACCACAGACAGCCTGTCACTGCCAtcagccagcagcaccacacACCTGGCACTTGCCCCTGCTGGGGGGAAACCCTGTGATACACAGGAGCCCCAGCCCTCCAGTGACTGCTCTTGCCATGAGGTTTCTCCTGAGCAATTTGGTGTCATGCTCCCCCCTTCAGGCCAAATATCAGCCTCTCCTGAAATGCACCTGGATGCATTTGGAGACTACCTTGATGTCCGTTCAGGTCACCATGGACCTTTAGAACTCTCAAAGATTTCTTTGCCCTTTCAGCAGAAGGGAAGCACTCTCCCTAAAGAGCAGCCATTGTCTGAGGGTAATCTTGTGGTGTTAAATCCTGACAGCACTGAGCCAGTTTTCCTTTGCCAGGTTGGTGACTATTGCTTCCACAGCCTGAAATCTGGTGAGAAGACGCGTATGAGTCAGGAATATCCCCAAATCAAGAAACCTTCTGGAGGCAGGACAGTACCTGGGAAACCTGTACCAGATGATGAATTCATCACTGGCAAGGAAGGGGATGTATCAAAAATGCAGGCcattcagcttttcaaaagcCTCAAATCAGATGATTATTTCTCCTGGCAGCAATCTCTGAGGATCACAGAAATCTGCTAA